In Halobaculum rubrum, the following are encoded in one genomic region:
- a CDS encoding DUF998 domain-containing protein, with the protein MTNTRRRVAAASGAGAMIAALGGIAVAVALAPWFSVTTNALSDLGVADRAAVATAFNGGLLLGGAVALAYAWALWAAAGTRGARLVAVEFGVAALLMAGVGAFPSGTSLHFPVALGFYLVVTLVLATDGAVRRTTTAGRLALAAAGVHVAQWWFWIAGVRFGSGLAIPELVGALVLAAWVLALSPVAPLTNRVPR; encoded by the coding sequence GTGACGAACACGCGACGACGGGTGGCGGCGGCGTCGGGAGCGGGCGCGATGATCGCCGCGCTGGGCGGTATCGCGGTCGCGGTCGCGCTGGCGCCGTGGTTCTCGGTCACCACGAACGCGCTGTCCGACTTGGGCGTCGCTGACCGTGCCGCGGTCGCGACGGCGTTCAACGGCGGGCTCCTGCTCGGCGGCGCCGTCGCGCTCGCGTACGCGTGGGCGCTGTGGGCGGCCGCCGGGACGCGCGGCGCCCGGCTCGTCGCCGTCGAGTTCGGCGTCGCCGCGCTGCTCATGGCCGGCGTCGGCGCGTTCCCGTCCGGCACCTCGCTCCACTTCCCCGTCGCGCTCGGCTTCTATCTCGTCGTCACGCTGGTGCTGGCGACCGACGGGGCGGTCCGGCGAACGACGACGGCGGGACGGCTCGCGCTCGCGGCCGCCGGCGTCCACGTCGCGCAGTGGTGGTTCTGGATCGCGGGCGTCAGATTCGGTTCGGGGCTCGCGATCCCCGAACTCGTCGGCGCGCTCGTACTCGCGGCGTGGGTGCTGGCGCTGTCGCCGGTCGCGCCGCTCACGAACCGCGTGCCTCGCTGA
- a CDS encoding potassium channel family protein, giving the protein MTSGTGRAAEYLLGAFGVMLLLAFVYQWGFATFEGRQVDYIHALYVVVETFTTTGFGLDADQWSSDGMLALMAVMQLAGVGLIFLALPAVVVPLVNEALTSSPPMTTDRTDHVVICEFTPRGEMLVGELRSRDQPFVIVVPDADRAVELADEHPVVHGDPEEVQTLDRANIESARALVADADDEANASIALSARERSEDVRVVSLVEDEDVADYHRYAGADRVLSPRRLLGETLGSKATASVADELGDGVEIGEDFQIAELLVHHGSPLIGESIAGSAIGDRTGANVLGAWKDGEFESPPRPGRVIDEHTVLLVVGTESELEVLKDLTLSETRRRRRGSVVVAGYGMVGHSAAAEVRPSDEVVVVDERDAPGVDVVGDATDRETLEAADVEDARAVVIALDSDTTTIFATLAVKQVAPHAEVIVRANDADSVPKLYRAGADYVLALSTVSGRLIASHLLDEEVLRPETQVDLVRTVAPRLEGRTLAEADVRAETGVTVVAVERDGDLFTNVGPDTRVVAGDRLVVAGTDDTVNRFNEQFC; this is encoded by the coding sequence ATGACCTCCGGGACCGGACGCGCGGCCGAGTATCTGCTGGGCGCGTTCGGCGTGATGCTCCTCCTCGCGTTCGTCTACCAGTGGGGGTTCGCGACGTTCGAGGGTCGGCAGGTCGACTACATTCACGCGCTGTACGTCGTCGTCGAGACGTTCACCACGACCGGGTTCGGGCTCGACGCCGACCAGTGGAGTTCCGACGGAATGCTCGCGTTGATGGCCGTCATGCAGCTGGCGGGAGTCGGGTTGATATTTCTCGCGCTGCCCGCAGTCGTCGTGCCGTTAGTGAACGAGGCACTGACGAGCTCACCGCCGATGACGACCGACCGGACGGACCACGTCGTCATCTGTGAGTTCACCCCGCGCGGAGAGATGCTGGTGGGAGAGCTTCGCTCCCGCGATCAGCCGTTCGTTATCGTCGTCCCCGACGCCGATCGCGCGGTCGAACTCGCGGACGAACACCCCGTCGTTCACGGCGACCCCGAGGAAGTCCAAACGCTGGACCGGGCGAACATCGAATCGGCACGAGCGCTCGTCGCCGACGCCGACGACGAAGCGAACGCCAGCATCGCGCTCTCGGCGCGTGAGCGCTCGGAGGACGTTCGCGTCGTCAGCCTCGTCGAGGACGAGGACGTCGCCGACTACCACCGGTACGCCGGCGCCGACCGCGTGTTGTCGCCGCGACGACTGCTCGGGGAGACGCTCGGATCGAAAGCGACCGCGAGCGTCGCCGACGAACTGGGCGACGGGGTCGAGATCGGCGAGGACTTCCAGATCGCCGAGCTGCTGGTCCACCACGGCAGCCCGCTGATCGGCGAGTCCATCGCCGGGTCGGCGATCGGCGACCGGACCGGCGCGAACGTCCTCGGCGCGTGGAAGGACGGCGAGTTCGAATCGCCGCCCCGCCCCGGTCGTGTCATCGACGAGCACACCGTCCTGCTCGTCGTCGGGACGGAGTCCGAGCTCGAGGTACTGAAGGACCTCACGCTCTCGGAGACGCGACGCCGACGCCGCGGCTCCGTCGTCGTCGCCGGCTACGGGATGGTCGGCCACAGCGCGGCCGCGGAGGTGCGCCCCAGCGACGAGGTCGTGGTCGTCGACGAGCGCGACGCGCCGGGCGTCGACGTCGTCGGCGACGCGACCGACCGCGAAACCCTGGAGGCGGCCGACGTCGAGGACGCACGGGCGGTCGTGATCGCGCTCGATTCGGACACGACGACGATCTTCGCCACGTTGGCGGTGAAGCAGGTCGCACCCCACGCCGAGGTGATCGTCCGCGCGAACGACGCCGACTCGGTCCCGAAGCTGTACCGCGCCGGCGCCGACTACGTGCTCGCGCTGTCGACGGTTTCCGGGCGCCTGATCGCCTCACACCTGCTCGACGAGGAGGTGTTGCGACCCGAAACACAGGTCGATCTGGTCCGGACGGTGGCCCCGCGACTGGAGGGCCGGACGCTCGCGGAGGCGGACGTGCGTGCCGAGACCGGCGTCACGGTCGTCGCCGTCGAGCGCGACGGCGACCTCTTCACGAACGTCGGTCCGGACACGAGGGTGGTCGCCGGCGACAGGCTCGTCGTCGCCGGCACCGACGACACCGTGAACCGATTCAACGAACAGTTCTGCTAG
- a CDS encoding CDGSH iron-sulfur domain-containing protein, translated as MREVTLEATGPLRLDEEDIDDEKGDIAVCRCGLSGEFPFCDGSHRRTEDEETDVRYKYVDGERRVVEEIRFSEGDDERDEK; from the coding sequence GTGCGCGAGGTCACGCTCGAGGCCACCGGGCCGCTCCGACTGGACGAGGAGGACATCGACGACGAGAAGGGCGACATCGCGGTGTGTCGCTGCGGGCTCAGCGGGGAGTTCCCGTTTTGCGACGGCTCCCACCGGCGGACCGAGGACGAGGAGACGGACGTCCGCTACAAGTACGTCGACGGCGAGCGGCGGGTCGTCGAGGAGATCCGGTTCTCTGAGGGGGACGACGAACGCGACGAGAAGTGA
- a CDS encoding cytochrome c oxidase subunit 3 produces MATETEDAHDDGHHLPAVEDWPRGFGEASWWPFVTALGAGGIYIGAALYLMAVGDRTLVGPMVGPGVIVGSIGLFLVGIYGWMYHAFVVHFWERGADEHGANKLQWGMIAFLGSEIATFSAGFTYFFFIRSQDAWAEIASDLPTLLGSLVIINTSILIVSSVTLHFAHGAIRRNDRGKFLGWLGVTLLLGVVFIGGQVYEYYEFIIHEEFTLTTGLFGSAFYGLTGLHGLHVTMGAVLLTIVFVRGLMGQYSADRHVSVTTASMYWHFVDAVWIFLVVALYVGAEVGA; encoded by the coding sequence ATGGCTACAGAAACGGAGGACGCCCACGACGACGGGCACCACTTGCCCGCGGTCGAGGACTGGCCCCGCGGGTTCGGGGAGGCCTCGTGGTGGCCGTTCGTCACGGCGCTCGGGGCCGGCGGCATCTACATCGGCGCGGCGCTGTACCTCATGGCCGTCGGCGACCGGACCCTCGTGGGGCCGATGGTGGGTCCCGGGGTGATCGTCGGGAGCATCGGGCTGTTCCTGGTCGGCATCTACGGGTGGATGTATCACGCGTTCGTCGTTCATTTCTGGGAGCGCGGCGCCGACGAACACGGCGCGAACAAGCTCCAGTGGGGGATGATCGCGTTCCTCGGGTCGGAGATCGCCACCTTCAGCGCCGGCTTCACGTACTTCTTCTTCATCCGGTCGCAGGACGCGTGGGCGGAGATCGCGAGCGACCTCCCGACGCTGCTCGGATCGCTGGTCATCATCAACACCTCCATCCTGATCGTCTCGTCGGTGACGCTGCACTTCGCCCACGGCGCCATCCGACGCAACGATCGCGGGAAGTTCCTCGGCTGGCTCGGCGTCACGCTGCTTCTGGGCGTCGTGTTCATCGGCGGGCAGGTGTACGAGTACTACGAGTTCATCATCCACGAGGAGTTCACCCTCACCACCGGCCTGTTCGGCTCGGCCTTCTACGGGCTCACGGGACTGCACGGGCTGCACGTCACGATGGGTGCGGTCCTGCTTACGATCGTGTTCGTTCGCGGCCTCATGGGGCAGTACTCCGCGGACCGCCACGTCTCCGTGACGACCGCCTCGATGTACTGGCACTTCGTCGACGCCGTCTGGATCTTCCTCGTCGTCGCCCTGTACGTCGGCGCCGAGGTCGGCGCGTAG
- a CDS encoding DUF7563 family protein has translation MPECRNCSSFVTERYVRVFAPEGMDNVRVCPSCEDMIREGAGVREARSKRA, from the coding sequence ATGCCGGAGTGTAGGAACTGTAGTTCGTTCGTCACCGAACGGTACGTCCGAGTGTTCGCTCCGGAAGGGATGGACAACGTCCGCGTGTGCCCCTCCTGCGAGGACATGATCCGCGAGGGCGCCGGGGTGCGGGAGGCCCGGTCGAAGCGCGCCTGA
- a CDS encoding DUF7410 domain-containing protein translates to MSDAQSAGGDARGSVTDPYEVPADATAFACPRCGRPFARERHRDLHLGQDHRDLDDDERAAYEHAREAESDALRRFRIVSLGTLVLLYFGFLFLYAIAG, encoded by the coding sequence ATGAGCGACGCCCAGTCAGCCGGCGGCGACGCGCGGGGCTCGGTGACCGACCCGTACGAGGTGCCCGCCGACGCGACCGCGTTCGCGTGCCCGCGGTGCGGTCGGCCGTTCGCCCGCGAGCGCCACCGCGACCTGCACCTCGGACAGGACCATCGGGATCTCGACGACGACGAGCGCGCGGCCTACGAGCACGCACGCGAGGCGGAGTCCGACGCGCTCCGACGGTTCCGTATCGTGTCGCTGGGAACGCTCGTCCTCCTGTACTTCGGCTTCCTGTTCCTGTACGCGATCGCGGGCTGA
- a CDS encoding DUF7527 domain-containing protein, with the protein MDGETVETVTGWESEPLSGGIDGLRTLQSREFTGAVTEGHAWLFLLNGRVVGVFDGSLDSFSDADGTAYAAPDPSLPLLYAMRERGGETKARYYTNDTALSAADAKLSSGKFTGYVELSENVLSGDYYVVYYGGRRLACAFVGTGEQKQVLTGDEAFEAADDEVGIYEVVDVDVDVVDIPEPEPESEPEPDPMPDAETGDPSTGPDGAVGDDAPGDDSPTSITFGGADGPSDTDDSTADTAGSAGSSDPSAGGATDPDGPDTPTDPGDVGAAPGESDDRAAAAATRQESDTTAEPDDPDETGGADDAVESTVGAPTRENDGTAGATRSVEDLPAEDGAATGPEPADPGRPAASRSADPSGDTAGRGESSGDGDPFSAEEQWRETRSIPSLDPSRTGTTEMTEAQTNASNAVADRRRQRDRSTTGTASATGDAGRGERSRGVDSDDRRSSDRGDGAPVSTAGPAEAGEELGAAREALATARAERDRAIEGAREAREQLESNEDELDRLREENDRLSERVEELETELSEAREEAEAARERASSGGEDGGDDGTPARAIPADRALAGTNLFVRYESKGGATLGNAHAGGESRSDVNDNLRLELHTDFEAADATVEGRPFREYLTDTIEYGFVEWAVRELLYEIQSTGNESALRDLFDAIPEIDRAELDGTVAVDDADGGATEHTFDVVLRDRMGNPLVVADVTEGRDATTESMLDGLVGDAGAVADADDHLAAGFYVTASFFDPGALEAAADATGGGLLSRGKRKSFVKLSRKRGFHLCLVESREGEFHVNVPEL; encoded by the coding sequence ATGGACGGTGAAACAGTCGAAACGGTGACCGGATGGGAGTCCGAGCCGCTCTCGGGGGGGATCGACGGGCTCCGTACCTTGCAGTCCCGCGAGTTCACCGGGGCGGTCACCGAGGGACACGCGTGGCTGTTCCTGTTGAACGGTCGCGTTGTCGGCGTGTTCGACGGGTCGTTGGACTCGTTTTCGGACGCCGACGGCACCGCATACGCCGCGCCCGACCCGTCGCTGCCGCTGCTGTACGCGATGCGGGAACGCGGCGGCGAGACGAAGGCGCGCTACTACACGAACGACACGGCCCTGTCGGCCGCGGACGCGAAGCTCTCCTCCGGGAAGTTCACCGGCTACGTCGAGCTGTCGGAGAACGTCCTCTCGGGCGACTACTACGTGGTTTACTACGGCGGTCGCCGGCTCGCGTGCGCGTTCGTCGGCACGGGCGAACAGAAGCAGGTCCTCACCGGGGACGAGGCGTTCGAGGCCGCCGACGACGAGGTCGGGATCTACGAGGTCGTCGACGTCGACGTCGACGTCGTCGACATCCCGGAACCTGAACCGGAGTCGGAGCCGGAGCCGGACCCGATGCCGGACGCCGAAACCGGGGACCCGAGCACGGGTCCGGACGGTGCCGTCGGCGACGACGCGCCCGGAGACGACTCCCCGACGAGCATCACGTTCGGCGGCGCCGACGGGCCGAGCGACACGGACGACTCGACGGCGGACACCGCCGGCTCCGCCGGTTCGTCCGACCCGAGCGCCGGCGGGGCGACCGATCCCGACGGACCGGACACGCCGACCGACCCCGGCGACGTCGGGGCCGCGCCGGGCGAGAGCGACGACCGGGCGGCCGCCGCCGCGACGAGGCAGGAGTCGGACACGACGGCGGAGCCGGACGACCCCGACGAGACGGGCGGGGCCGACGACGCAGTCGAGTCGACTGTCGGTGCGCCGACGCGGGAGAACGACGGGACGGCGGGCGCGACGCGATCGGTCGAGGACCTGCCCGCGGAGGACGGCGCCGCGACCGGACCGGAACCGGCCGACCCCGGGCGGCCCGCGGCGTCGCGATCGGCGGATCCGTCCGGGGATACGGCGGGCCGCGGGGAGTCGAGCGGTGACGGCGACCCGTTCTCCGCGGAAGAACAGTGGCGGGAAACCCGATCGATCCCGTCGCTCGACCCGTCGCGAACGGGGACCACGGAGATGACGGAGGCGCAGACGAACGCGTCGAACGCGGTCGCGGACCGCCGGCGCCAGCGGGACCGATCGACGACCGGAACGGCCTCCGCGACGGGCGACGCCGGTCGGGGCGAGCGCTCCCGCGGCGTCGACTCGGACGATCGGCGGTCGAGTGATCGCGGCGACGGCGCGCCGGTCTCGACCGCGGGCCCGGCAGAGGCCGGCGAGGAACTCGGGGCCGCGCGGGAGGCGTTGGCGACGGCGCGTGCCGAGCGCGACCGCGCCATCGAGGGCGCCCGCGAGGCCCGCGAGCAGTTGGAGTCGAACGAGGACGAACTCGATCGGCTCCGCGAGGAGAACGACCGCCTCTCCGAGCGCGTCGAGGAACTGGAGACGGAGCTGTCCGAGGCGCGCGAGGAGGCGGAGGCGGCGCGCGAGCGGGCGTCGTCCGGCGGCGAGGACGGGGGCGACGACGGAACGCCCGCACGCGCGATCCCGGCGGACCGGGCGCTGGCGGGGACGAACCTGTTCGTCCGGTACGAGTCGAAGGGCGGCGCGACGCTGGGGAACGCGCACGCGGGCGGCGAGAGCCGGTCGGACGTGAACGACAACCTCCGGTTGGAGCTCCACACCGACTTCGAGGCCGCCGACGCGACCGTCGAGGGGCGGCCGTTCCGCGAGTACCTCACCGATACGATCGAGTACGGCTTCGTCGAGTGGGCCGTTCGCGAGTTGCTGTACGAGATCCAAAGCACCGGCAACGAGTCGGCGCTGCGGGACCTGTTCGACGCCATCCCGGAGATCGACCGCGCCGAACTCGACGGGACCGTCGCGGTCGACGACGCCGACGGCGGCGCGACCGAGCACACGTTCGACGTCGTGCTCCGCGACCGGATGGGCAACCCGCTGGTGGTGGCCGACGTGACGGAGGGCCGCGACGCGACGACCGAGTCGATGCTCGACGGGCTCGTCGGCGACGCGGGTGCCGTCGCCGACGCCGACGACCACCTCGCGGCGGGCTTCTACGTCACGGCCTCCTTTTTCGATCCCGGGGCGCTGGAGGCGGCCGCCGACGCCACCGGCGGGGGGCTGCTCTCGCGCGGCAAGCGCAAGAGCTTCGTGAAACTCTCGCGCAAGCGGGGCTTTCACCTCTGTCTGGTGGAGTCGCGCGAGGGCGAGTTCCACGTGAACGTCCCCGAACTGTAG
- a CDS encoding adenylosuccinate synthase — protein sequence MTVTIVGSQLGDEGKGALVDLWGGDADAVVRYQGGDNAGHTVVEGGEEYALSLVPSGAVRDKVGVLGNGCVVNPRTLFEELGALRERGLDPDVRVAERAHVIMPYHRRLDGIEEEAKADSDSGVEVGTTGRGIGPTYEDKAGRRGVRIGDLLDPDVLRERLEYVVPRKRALVEDVYGLDADEAFDVDALHEEYAEFGRRLREEGMTVNCSKFLYERRQNGDNVLFEGAQGTLIDVDHGSYPYVTSSNPTAGGAATGTGVGPTVTGRGEVVGVVKAYLSRVGEGPMPTELDGDEREEALASDIREKGGEFGTVTGRPRRIGWLDVPMLRHATRVNGYTGIAVNHLDVLAGLDELKVGHAYELADEERLSLPATTERWGECEPVHREFDTWEAFDADAVAEEGYEALPAAARDYLEYLEDQLDTSVYAVGVGPDREQTVVRANPWT from the coding sequence ATGACTGTCACCATCGTCGGTTCCCAGCTCGGGGACGAGGGCAAGGGTGCCCTCGTCGACCTCTGGGGCGGGGACGCCGACGCCGTCGTGCGGTATCAGGGGGGCGACAACGCCGGCCACACCGTCGTCGAAGGCGGCGAGGAGTACGCGCTCTCGCTGGTCCCCTCCGGCGCCGTCCGCGACAAGGTCGGCGTGCTCGGCAACGGCTGTGTCGTGAACCCGCGGACGCTCTTCGAGGAGCTCGGGGCGCTCCGCGAGCGCGGGCTGGACCCGGACGTGCGCGTCGCCGAGCGCGCGCACGTCATCATGCCGTATCACCGGCGGCTCGACGGCATCGAGGAGGAGGCGAAGGCCGACTCCGACTCCGGCGTCGAGGTCGGCACCACCGGGCGCGGGATCGGCCCGACCTACGAGGACAAGGCCGGTCGCCGCGGCGTCCGTATCGGAGACCTGCTCGATCCGGACGTGCTGCGCGAGCGGTTGGAGTACGTCGTCCCGCGGAAGCGCGCGCTCGTCGAGGACGTGTACGGCCTCGACGCCGACGAGGCGTTCGACGTCGACGCGCTCCACGAGGAGTACGCCGAGTTCGGTCGTCGCCTCCGCGAGGAGGGGATGACGGTCAACTGTTCGAAATTCCTGTACGAGCGCCGCCAGAACGGGGACAACGTGCTGTTCGAGGGCGCGCAGGGCACCCTCATCGACGTCGACCACGGCAGCTACCCGTACGTCACCTCCTCGAACCCGACCGCCGGCGGCGCCGCCACCGGCACCGGGGTCGGTCCGACCGTTACCGGGCGCGGCGAGGTCGTCGGCGTCGTGAAGGCGTATCTCTCGCGCGTCGGCGAGGGGCCGATGCCGACCGAGCTCGACGGCGACGAGCGCGAGGAGGCGCTCGCCTCGGACATCCGCGAGAAGGGCGGCGAGTTCGGCACCGTCACCGGCCGCCCGCGTCGCATCGGCTGGCTCGACGTGCCGATGCTGCGCCACGCCACCCGGGTGAACGGCTACACCGGGATCGCGGTCAACCACCTCGACGTGCTCGCCGGGCTGGACGAACTGAAGGTCGGCCACGCCTACGAGCTGGCCGACGAGGAGCGACTGTCGCTGCCCGCGACGACCGAGCGCTGGGGGGAGTGCGAGCCCGTGCATCGCGAGTTCGACACCTGGGAGGCGTTCGACGCCGACGCCGTCGCCGAGGAGGGGTACGAGGCGCTGCCCGCCGCCGCCCGCGACTACCTGGAGTACCTCGAGGACCAGCTCGACACGTCCGTCTACGCCGTCGGCGTCGGGCCCGACCGCGAGCAGACGGTCGTGCGGGCGAACCCCTGGACGTAG
- a CDS encoding methytransferase partner Trm112 — MKESLLDIVCCPLDKHDLELEVTEREEGEDGEIIAGTLTCTDCGETYPIEDGIPNLLPPDMRE, encoded by the coding sequence ATGAAGGAGTCCCTGTTGGACATCGTCTGCTGCCCGCTCGACAAGCACGACCTCGAGCTCGAGGTGACAGAGCGCGAGGAGGGCGAGGACGGCGAGATCATCGCGGGCACGCTCACCTGCACCGACTGCGGCGAGACGTATCCCATCGAGGACGGGATCCCCAACCTGCTGCCGCCGGACATGCGCGAGTAG
- a CDS encoding DUF7524 family protein — protein MSSEAAILGVTLNRDRLNGVTAPESFATDGEFAVELENEGEPVHVHLRFDGPVAEVASVTPPNHYVDGGATRTVRVSVAPVNAAVEGVLEIVVGHGAERTTVPLRIAPSSNAAGDDSAEGGDPADGDPAGDLAERDQSGDPSTAAADPSASTPTDDGRSVSASTARQRLVEGIERSRVAAGAVIESEVEAPSPTSGTLAVGALAAAALVGAGIVAVALDGFAVTLGVVAVCVAVLVAGFLLFG, from the coding sequence GTGTCGTCAGAGGCAGCTATCCTGGGGGTGACGCTGAACCGCGATCGACTCAACGGGGTGACCGCGCCGGAGTCGTTCGCGACCGACGGCGAGTTCGCCGTCGAGCTCGAAAACGAGGGGGAGCCGGTCCACGTGCACCTGCGGTTCGACGGACCGGTCGCCGAGGTCGCGTCGGTCACGCCGCCCAACCACTACGTCGACGGCGGGGCGACCCGCACGGTTCGCGTGTCGGTCGCGCCCGTGAACGCCGCGGTGGAGGGAGTCCTGGAGATCGTCGTGGGCCACGGCGCGGAGCGGACGACGGTACCGCTGCGGATCGCCCCGTCGTCGAACGCCGCCGGCGACGACTCGGCGGAAGGTGGCGACCCTGCGGACGGCGATCCCGCCGGTGACCTCGCGGAGCGGGATCAGTCGGGAGACCCATCGACGGCGGCCGCCGACCCGTCGGCGTCGACGCCGACGGATGACGGACGCTCGGTGTCGGCGTCGACCGCCCGACAGCGACTCGTGGAGGGTATCGAACGTTCCCGTGTGGCCGCGGGCGCAGTGATCGAGAGCGAGGTGGAGGCCCCTTCGCCGACGTCTGGGACGCTCGCGGTCGGCGCCCTCGCGGCCGCGGCGCTCGTCGGGGCGGGGATCGTCGCCGTCGCGCTCGACGGGTTCGCGGTCACGCTCGGGGTGGTCGCGGTGTGCGTCGCCGTGCTGGTCGCCGGGTTCCTGCTGTTCGGCTAG
- a CDS encoding DR2241 family protein, which yields MLARQFDALLAAAESDGGIDFDGLRVAREGDGHGSDGDGAASGDGGGYTFATPEHEATGLSESELHAHADGSPYVTNWYFWEREVQRHESPRRAFLRRAEAADEHGAHERYDALADGMVTEWGQLRIEATLADAAGDATPADGSRRYDVRHVDDADHAVEELEPYDDPLEARDLSKHDDDGMYRPLKTGTNLPTGWAFHDLDWRDAVETVETLYPATVANWYREQQGRLDIDHWTDTTDRQTGIYGVVSELPREAVEWVAEAACVDSQCVKRREWQYDEGDDLAADGGAGAFPCREPCSLVVAAARRWTKLEEEEPREYTFHLTPSEKEQIEGVIDAVADGRVGGIREADVYEDANRYRTRYLRAKLFDDHGNLCGVPTDPEEGHGDDDHEE from the coding sequence ATGCTCGCGCGACAGTTCGACGCGCTGCTCGCGGCCGCCGAGTCCGACGGCGGGATCGACTTCGACGGTCTGCGCGTCGCCCGCGAGGGTGACGGACACGGAAGCGACGGGGACGGAGCCGCCTCGGGCGACGGCGGCGGCTACACCTTCGCCACGCCCGAGCACGAGGCGACCGGTCTCTCGGAGTCCGAGCTTCACGCGCACGCCGACGGGAGCCCGTACGTCACGAACTGGTACTTCTGGGAGCGGGAGGTGCAACGTCACGAGTCCCCCCGCCGGGCGTTCCTCCGACGCGCGGAGGCGGCCGACGAACACGGCGCCCACGAGCGGTACGACGCGCTCGCGGACGGGATGGTCACCGAGTGGGGCCAGCTCCGGATCGAGGCGACGCTCGCGGACGCCGCGGGCGACGCGACCCCCGCGGACGGCTCCCGCCGCTACGACGTGCGTCACGTCGACGACGCCGACCACGCGGTCGAGGAACTGGAGCCGTACGACGACCCGCTGGAGGCCCGCGATCTGTCGAAACACGACGACGACGGGATGTACCGCCCGCTGAAGACCGGGACGAACCTGCCGACCGGGTGGGCGTTCCACGACCTGGACTGGCGCGACGCGGTGGAGACGGTCGAGACGCTGTACCCCGCGACGGTCGCGAACTGGTACCGCGAGCAGCAGGGACGCCTCGACATCGACCACTGGACGGACACGACCGACCGGCAGACCGGTATCTACGGGGTCGTCTCGGAGCTCCCGCGCGAGGCCGTCGAGTGGGTCGCCGAGGCGGCCTGCGTCGACTCCCAGTGCGTGAAGCGCCGGGAGTGGCAGTACGACGAGGGCGACGACCTCGCCGCCGACGGCGGGGCCGGCGCGTTCCCGTGCCGAGAGCCGTGCTCGCTCGTGGTCGCGGCCGCGCGCAGGTGGACGAAGCTGGAGGAGGAGGAGCCCCGCGAGTACACGTTCCACCTGACGCCCAGCGAGAAAGAGCAGATCGAGGGCGTCATCGACGCCGTCGCCGACGGCCGCGTCGGCGGGATCCGCGAGGCCGACGTGTACGAGGACGCCAACCGCTACCGGACGCGCTACCTCCGCGCGAAGCTGTTCGACGACCACGGCAACCTGTGTGGCGTCCCGACCGATCCCGAGGAAGGGCACGGCGACGACGACCACGAGGAATAG
- a CDS encoding CbiX/SirB N-terminal domain-containing protein — protein MSQALVIVAHGSHLNPGSSAPTYDHADTIRAAGAFDEVRTGFWKEEPSLREVLRTCEADEAYVVPMFISEGYFTEQVIPRELRLGDWDVADWDSDGLSADVATYTAEDTGQTVHYCGPVGTHESMTDVLVRRAESVTNDPDVGEGFGFAVVGHGTERNENSAKAIEYHADRVRDMDRFEEVQALYMDEEPEVDDVTDYFTAEDVVVVPLFISDGFHTQEDIPEDMGLTDDYRTGYDVPAAVDGHRIWYAGAVGTESLMADVVLERAADAGADVSAAIESVRETTRVAPGADD, from the coding sequence ATGAGTCAGGCGTTGGTCATCGTCGCCCACGGGTCGCACCTGAACCCCGGGTCGAGCGCGCCCACCTACGACCACGCGGACACGATCCGCGCGGCGGGGGCGTTCGACGAGGTCCGAACCGGATTCTGGAAGGAGGAACCGAGCCTGCGGGAGGTGTTGCGCACCTGCGAGGCCGACGAGGCGTACGTCGTCCCGATGTTCATCTCGGAGGGCTACTTTACCGAGCAGGTGATCCCACGCGAGCTCCGCCTCGGCGACTGGGACGTCGCCGACTGGGACTCCGACGGCCTCTCGGCGGACGTGGCCACCTACACCGCCGAGGACACCGGCCAGACGGTCCACTACTGCGGGCCGGTCGGCACCCACGAGTCGATGACGGACGTGCTGGTGCGCCGGGCCGAGAGCGTGACGAACGACCCCGACGTGGGGGAGGGCTTCGGCTTCGCCGTCGTCGGCCACGGCACCGAACGCAACGAGAACTCCGCGAAGGCGATCGAGTACCACGCCGACCGCGTCCGCGACATGGACCGCTTCGAGGAGGTGCAGGCGCTGTACATGGACGAGGAGCCCGAGGTCGACGACGTGACCGACTACTTCACCGCCGAGGACGTGGTCGTCGTCCCGCTGTTCATCTCCGACGGCTTCCACACGCAGGAGGACATCCCCGAGGACATGGGCCTCACCGACGACTACCGCACCGGCTACGACGTGCCCGCCGCGGTCGACGGCCACCGCATCTGGTACGCGGGCGCCGTCGGCACCGAGTCGCTGATGGCCGACGTGGTGCTGGAGCGCGCTGCCGACGCCGGCGCCGACGTGAGCGCCGCCATCGAATCCGTCCGCGAGACGACCCGCGTCGCCCCGGGGGCGGACGACTGA